The Bacteroidia bacterium DNA segment AATTAATACTACTCCACCCATCTGGTTATCTAAAGTAGTATTTGTCCATAATTCTGTTACTGAATTTCCATCATCGGCAAGCTTTAACATAATTCCACCCGAACCATAACCACTAACAACATAAATTTGTCCATCATGATAAAGTGGTGTATTTGCATGAACCGACCATTTATTCTTTTTTGGGTATGTCCATATAACTTTTCCAGTTTCAGGTTCAATTCCCAATACTGTACTTTCAGTAAGAGTACAAATTATTTTTTTCCCTTTATGATTAATTAAAATGGGAGAACAATATGCAGTTAATTCTCCTGCTCCCGGAGAAACCCATATTGTTTTACCATCGTTTCTATTTAATGCAACAATGTTACTTTCTTTACCACCTGCAGAAAAAATAACTTTATCTTCAACAATCAAAGGTGATTCAACAATTCCCCACTTTGGTGGTTTTGCACCAAATAATTTTGCCAAATCAATTGTCCACAGAACTTTTCCAGTTGTAGCATCAAGACAAACTGCTAACCCATAACTACTATTTACATAAATCTTATTTTCAAATACAGTTGGAGTAGAACGACATCCAGGCCATGATTCAGCCCACTCTCTTCCATATGCAGTTTTCCAAAGTAAATTCCCTTTTAAATCCAACGCAAAAACATAACCTGTAGTATCAATCATACCACATGTAATTATTTTATCAGAAGTAATTATTGCTGATGCAAAGCCTTTACCTAAATCATCAAAATGCCATAATATCTTTGGACCATCTGCAGGCCATTGCTTAATTAATCCGGTTTCATTATAAACACCATCACGGTTAATACCACGCCATTGAGTCTCAAATTGTGCATTAGCCAAGCTAAAAATAAACAAAGAAATTGCAAGGAGAGTATTGAATTTACTATTTTTCATAAAAAATCTTTTACTACATAATTTTATACTGTTGGCAAAGATAACATTTCTATGTTTTTTACATCAATTTAGATTATTAAAAAATCATATTTTAAGACATAATTTTCTAAAAATACATTTTACCTAAGAATAAAATAAATTGATTCTACGAAACTAGAGAAATAGTAAACGAAACATAGAAATAATCTGACAAAAAACTAAACTGCTACATCAATAGTTTCCTGCCTTAACTGAGTAGAACTTTGGCTGATCTTTACTTTAGAAAGTATAGTTTCTAATAACGGCAACATAACTTGTAATGCACCTATGTTTATTATCAAATTCCATAATGGTTCAAATTTTTTCCAGCCACCTGTATAAAACAAATGCTTCATCTGATGTTTAAATAAATCATGCGAAAAGGAAGCTTTTAAAATATTATTCCATGAATAGAATTCCTTATATGACCACAAATACCCTTCTTCTAATTCTATAGAAGTCATTTTTGTTGTATTAAAAACAACATGCCTGGTATCATATAAATCCCAGTTTCTTGTTAAAAGCCTACCGGAATTTTCCATTTCATTAAACAATCTGGTTCCGGGGTAAGGTGTAAGAACATGATACGTAGCAGTTGTTATGGCATTTTTAACTCCCCATTCAACAGTTCTTTTAAAAACATCTTTATCATCATCATCCAGACCATAAACAAAGCTTCCATTTATCATTATACCATGATTATGCAGGCTTTTTATTGCTTTTTCGTAATCAATTTTAAGATTTTGATTTTTATTGCTTTGTTTTAAATTTTCAGATGAAAGAGTTTCAAACCCGACAAACAGACTTCTTAAACCGGCATCAGCAGCTTTATCTAATAAATCATTATTTAAAACAGATGCCACAGTTGCAGCTCCCTGAAAAACCCTGCCCATGCCTTTCATTGCAACAAATAATTCAGCTGCAAATTTTGGATTTCCAAATAAATGATCGTCTAAAAAATATAAATGTTTGCCTGGTAATCTGTCAATATCTGCCAAAATGGAATCTATTTGCTGAGTGTAAAATGATTTCCCACCCTTAAAAAAATCATCTTTATAACAAAAATCACAATTATGAGGACAGCCTCTGGAAACTACAATTGAATTAGGCACAAGATAAAGATTCCGTTTTATCAAATCTCTTCTTATTAATGGTTGATTATCTAATGTTCTGATATTTGAAAAATATCTTTTTTTTGTATTTCCATTTTTAAAATCAATTAAAAATTGCGGAAAACTTTGCTCAGCTGGACCAAGAAAAATTGAATCGGCATACTGTTCTGCTTCATCTGGCAATGCAGTTACATGCAACCCACCCAAAGCAACAAAACTTCCTTTTGTTTTATAATGTTTTGCAATTTCATAAGCCCGATAAGCATTTGTTATATACACTTGAATAATTACAAGGTCTGGTTCATCATCTAGATTTAA contains these protein-coding regions:
- a CDS encoding PQQ-like beta-propeller repeat protein, coding for MKNSKFNTLLAISLFIFSLANAQFETQWRGINRDGVYNETGLIKQWPADGPKILWHFDDLGKGFASAIITSDKIITCGMIDTTGYVFALDLKGNLLWKTAYGREWAESWPGCRSTPTVFENKIYVNSSYGLAVCLDATTGKVLWTIDLAKLFGAKPPKWGIVESPLIVEDKVIFSAGGKESNIVALNRNDGKTIWVSPGAGELTAYCSPILINHKGKKIICTLTESTVLGIEPETGKVIWTYPKKNKWSVHANTPLYHDGQIYVVSGYGSGGIMLKLADDGNSVTELWTNTTLDNQMGGVVLIGGNLYGSGQDNKTWQCIDWQTGMMKYQTDALGKGVTIANDGLLYCYSDKGDFALVKPTENAFEIISKIKITLGADYHWAHPVIKNSILYMRHGNVLIAYSLAAE
- a CDS encoding B12-binding domain-containing radical SAM protein → MKVKLILPALREAKSPLWRPIKYSLFPPLGLATLASFLSDDDEIDLQDQHVEKLNLDDEPDLVIIQVYITNAYRAYEIAKHYKTKGSFVALGGLHVTALPDEAEQYADSIFLGPAEQSFPQFLIDFKNGNTKKRYFSNIRTLDNQPLIRRDLIKRNLYLVPNSIVVSRGCPHNCDFCYKDDFFKGGKSFYTQQIDSILADIDRLPGKHLYFLDDHLFGNPKFAAELFVAMKGMGRVFQGAATVASVLNNDLLDKAADAGLRSLFVGFETLSSENLKQSNKNQNLKIDYEKAIKSLHNHGIMINGSFVYGLDDDDKDVFKRTVEWGVKNAITTATYHVLTPYPGTRLFNEMENSGRLLTRNWDLYDTRHVVFNTTKMTSIELEEGYLWSYKEFYSWNNILKASFSHDLFKHQMKHLFYTGGWKKFEPLWNLIINIGALQVMLPLLETILSKVKISQSSTQLRQETIDVAV